Proteins encoded by one window of Candidatus Nitrosocosmicus hydrocola:
- a CDS encoding leucine--tRNA ligase, which produces MSSEKNIWNSIENKWLDFWEKNNTNRSDPQPNMQKFFITVAYPYPNSPQHIGHGRTYTIADVHARYKKLRGFNVLFPMGFHYTGTPILGMSKRVQAGDKEIIQNFKTIYQIDEKDIASFVDPLKIARYFHNEIKSGMKEMGYSIDWRREFTTIDPVYKRLISWQFDSLKKLGVIEQGSHPVGWCPNDNNPVSQHDTMGDVEPAFTEYTLVKFKLQDDSSSGDLFLPVATLRPETIFGVTNLWINPREKYFIIRINDKENWIVSKDASIKLGFLNYTVKIISEVNGADYVGLSVTVPFTKKEVPILPASFVTLDEGSGVVMSVPAHAPYDMQALIDIKKTISIEEVTQSRFKDIIPISIIECKLQVQDVDGANSSTKTNFGEKYTSLKTEDNIPAMVFLEKYSITGQNDVNLEKATSELYSLEYYSGKMNHKTHSYSNMTVSIAKEKVKEDLMKDNDAITFYEMTNKPVYCRCGTQCYVKLLDNQWFLNYGNPKWKSLAFDCLDSMEIIPPEILKEFRNVFDWLKVRACARKSGLGTPLPWDNEWIIESLSDSVIYMVYYIIAKYVNLYDLEKYLGYIDNSFFDFVLLNKKSTDHDDNNSVDQIDPQIQDHSQGIQSELTVKESSRQRFLEIAQEIKNEFEYYYPLDSRHSGRDLVPNHLSFFIFNHSIIFPKNMWPKQIVVNGSVLMDGKKMSKSMGNIIPLRSTIKKFNADSIRVAMLILGELLQDVDFSFTTLRGIYLRLNEIYEFAIDFQRKNEHVLESKTIMTLANASVGELNSLSTTTFYDKLNLEDRWLLHRINATTVEVSKSFDEMRIRDALNTILYLMDKDFEWYNKRRSSKQQLQSSEENYVFVVYMFLKMRIKMISPFCPFLGEEVWSQLFSKDKANSQSIFSTNWPEFDKSFDNLVTEENELMISNLLEDLNKILKVTKNTNLQKIYIYLCSDKKKSLYKRIINLVINTGSKNFGVIMKSLLSDSTVSEDEKKFIKSNTDLVKKINEDILSLSPDELTRRGEIEYFDEKIPLADAKSLFATELKIQAENIEMFDENDAQIVDPKNKSRFSRPYKPAIYIE; this is translated from the coding sequence ATGTCGAGTGAAAAAAACATTTGGAATTCAATTGAGAACAAGTGGCTAGATTTTTGGGAAAAAAACAACACAAATAGATCAGATCCGCAGCCTAATATGCAAAAGTTTTTTATTACTGTGGCTTATCCTTACCCAAATTCACCTCAACACATAGGACATGGCAGAACGTATACCATTGCGGACGTACATGCTCGATATAAAAAGCTGAGAGGTTTTAATGTCCTTTTTCCTATGGGATTTCATTATACTGGCACTCCAATTTTAGGAATGTCAAAACGGGTGCAGGCAGGTGACAAGGAAATAATACAGAATTTTAAGACTATATATCAAATAGATGAAAAAGATATTGCGTCATTTGTAGATCCACTCAAAATTGCAAGATATTTTCACAATGAAATTAAATCAGGAATGAAAGAGATGGGATATTCAATCGATTGGCGACGCGAATTTACCACAATTGATCCGGTGTACAAGAGATTGATTTCTTGGCAATTTGATAGTCTAAAGAAACTTGGTGTCATTGAACAAGGTTCGCATCCTGTTGGATGGTGTCCAAATGACAACAATCCTGTAAGCCAACACGATACGATGGGAGACGTAGAACCTGCGTTTACGGAATATACTTTGGTAAAATTTAAACTACAAGATGATAGTAGCAGTGGTGATCTGTTTCTACCAGTAGCCACACTGAGACCTGAAACCATCTTTGGAGTTACTAATCTTTGGATTAATCCACGTGAAAAATACTTCATCATACGTATCAATGACAAGGAAAATTGGATCGTAAGCAAAGATGCCTCAATCAAGCTCGGATTTTTGAACTACACAGTTAAAATAATTAGCGAGGTAAACGGCGCTGATTATGTAGGTTTAAGTGTGACAGTTCCTTTTACCAAAAAAGAAGTCCCAATCTTGCCTGCAAGCTTCGTAACATTAGATGAGGGAAGTGGAGTAGTAATGTCAGTACCAGCTCATGCACCCTATGATATGCAGGCCTTGATAGATATTAAAAAAACAATTTCAATTGAAGAAGTTACCCAATCTAGATTTAAAGATATAATTCCCATTTCAATAATTGAATGTAAATTACAAGTACAAGATGTGGATGGAGCGAATTCATCTACCAAGACAAACTTTGGTGAGAAATACACTTCTCTTAAAACAGAGGATAATATACCCGCAATGGTATTTTTGGAAAAATATTCAATAACCGGACAAAACGATGTTAACTTGGAAAAAGCTACCTCTGAGCTCTATTCATTGGAGTACTATTCAGGAAAAATGAATCATAAAACCCATTCTTATTCTAACATGACTGTTTCCATTGCTAAAGAGAAGGTAAAAGAGGATCTTATGAAAGATAACGATGCTATTACATTTTATGAAATGACAAATAAACCAGTTTACTGCCGGTGTGGAACGCAGTGTTACGTTAAATTATTGGATAATCAGTGGTTTTTAAATTATGGAAATCCGAAATGGAAATCACTTGCGTTTGATTGCTTAGATTCAATGGAAATAATACCACCAGAAATTTTAAAAGAGTTTAGAAATGTTTTTGATTGGCTCAAGGTAAGAGCATGTGCAAGAAAATCAGGTTTGGGAACACCTCTACCTTGGGACAACGAATGGATTATTGAAAGTTTGTCCGATTCGGTAATCTATATGGTATACTACATAATAGCAAAGTACGTAAACCTCTATGATTTAGAGAAGTATTTAGGCTATATCGATAATTCTTTTTTTGATTTTGTATTGTTGAATAAGAAATCAACTGACCATGACGACAATAATTCCGTTGATCAAATTGATCCTCAAATTCAAGATCATAGCCAAGGAATTCAGAGTGAGCTTACAGTGAAAGAATCCTCTCGCCAGCGGTTCTTAGAGATAGCCCAAGAAATTAAAAATGAGTTTGAATATTATTATCCACTGGATTCAAGGCATTCAGGCCGCGATTTAGTACCTAATCATTTATCTTTTTTCATTTTCAATCATTCTATAATATTTCCTAAAAATATGTGGCCTAAACAGATAGTAGTTAACGGATCAGTACTTATGGACGGGAAAAAAATGTCAAAATCCATGGGAAACATAATTCCGTTGAGAAGCACCATTAAAAAATTTAATGCTGATTCTATTCGAGTGGCTATGTTGATATTGGGAGAATTACTTCAAGATGTTGATTTTTCTTTCACTACTCTCCGTGGGATATACTTGAGACTCAATGAGATTTATGAATTTGCCATTGACTTTCAAAGAAAAAATGAACATGTTCTAGAGTCAAAAACAATTATGACACTTGCTAATGCTTCTGTTGGAGAGCTCAACTCCTTATCCACCACCACTTTTTACGACAAACTGAATTTGGAAGATAGATGGCTACTTCACAGAATTAATGCCACAACAGTTGAAGTATCAAAGTCTTTTGATGAAATGAGGATTAGGGATGCCCTAAATACAATCTTGTATTTGATGGATAAGGATTTTGAATGGTACAACAAAAGAAGATCTTCAAAACAACAATTACAATCTAGTGAAGAAAACTATGTGTTTGTTGTTTACATGTTTTTGAAAATGCGGATAAAGATGATATCCCCATTTTGTCCTTTTCTAGGAGAAGAGGTATGGAGTCAACTGTTTAGTAAAGATAAAGCAAATAGTCAATCTATCTTTAGTACTAATTGGCCGGAATTTGATAAAAGTTTTGATAATCTCGTTACTGAGGAAAATGAACTAATGATTTCAAATTTACTTGAAGACCTAAATAAAATATTAAAGGTTACCAAAAATACTAATCTCCAAAAAATCTATATTTACTTATGCTCTGACAAAAAGAAAAGTTTGTATAAAAGGATTATAAACCTTGTAATAAACACAGGTTCTAAAAACTTTGGAGTGATAATGAAATCGCTATTGTCTGACTCTACAGTATCTGAAGATGAGAAAAAATTCATAAAAAGCAATACTGATTTAGTAAAGAAAATTAACGAGGATATTTTGTCCTTATCGCCTGATGAGTTGACTAGACGAGGTGAAATAGAGTATTTTGATGAAAAAATACCATTAGCAGATGCAAAGTCACTTTTTGCCACTGAATTGAAAATACAAGCAGAAAATATAGAGATGTTTGATGAAAATGATGCGCAAATAGTTGACCCCAAAAACAAGTCTAGATTTTCAAGACCGTATAAACCCGCAATCTACATTGAATGA
- a CDS encoding NAD(P)/FAD-dependent oxidoreductase, producing the protein MKIAVVGIGVAGAYLMNQLSDLHDVHVRGFERMPERDHDAVCAWATCDNVMKDYAKQCGLNLENYILHDGKKMRVDVGDGLNSSKNIEINLKGMVSYDKLKLIQDMIKGTDIVFEKAPNKADLEEEYDLIVDSTGFHRHYLPKLKNELWIPCIQYKVKYDNIPFDDFYLKAFPALSGYFWYFPLGNGYAHIGSGDFQRKQTHLFMESFMKKYPCQIIKKVGRPVRITPPSHCLPFTDGKKTIGVGESIGTVYALLGEGIIPSTICAQLFVENLHDQEKYIAEVLSTFKIYTNVYNFIKKSINKKFNIIKDFVEVLKIYKYMKSSEDRFGMEINMLNMLKLTKI; encoded by the coding sequence ATGAAGATTGCAGTCGTTGGGATAGGCGTAGCAGGGGCATATTTGATGAATCAGCTAAGTGACCTCCATGACGTTCATGTAAGAGGCTTTGAGAGGATGCCTGAAAGGGACCACGACGCTGTCTGTGCGTGGGCTACATGCGATAATGTTATGAAAGATTATGCCAAGCAATGTGGTCTAAATTTAGAAAATTACATTTTGCACGACGGAAAAAAGATGAGAGTAGACGTCGGTGACGGTCTGAACTCGAGCAAAAACATTGAAATTAATTTAAAAGGCATGGTAAGTTATGATAAGTTAAAACTCATTCAAGATATGATCAAAGGGACAGATATTGTCTTTGAGAAAGCTCCAAACAAGGCCGACCTTGAAGAAGAGTACGACCTCATTGTTGATTCTACGGGGTTTCATCGTCATTATCTACCAAAGCTAAAAAATGAACTGTGGATACCTTGCATTCAATATAAGGTAAAATATGATAATATCCCATTTGATGACTTTTACCTTAAAGCCTTCCCCGCACTTTCTGGATATTTTTGGTATTTTCCACTAGGTAACGGTTATGCACACATTGGTTCAGGGGACTTTCAGAGAAAACAAACTCATCTTTTCATGGAATCTTTTATGAAAAAATACCCATGTCAAATAATAAAAAAAGTAGGAAGACCTGTTAGAATTACCCCACCTTCCCATTGCCTTCCATTTACTGATGGCAAGAAAACAATAGGTGTTGGAGAATCGATAGGAACGGTCTATGCACTACTAGGTGAAGGGATAATTCCCTCAACTATATGCGCACAGTTATTTGTAGAAAATTTGCATGACCAAGAAAAATACATAGCAGAAGTATTGTCCACATTTAAAATATATACGAATGTATACAATTTCATAAAGAAAAGCATCAATAAGAAATTTAATATTATAAAAGATTTTGTTGAAGTTTTGAAAATTTATAAATATATGAAAAGTAGCGAAGATCGATTTGGAATGGAGATAAATATGCTCAATATGTTGAAATTAACAAAAATCTAG
- a CDS encoding COX15/CtaA family protein — MNKHLKHLIPDIHLFNLKSIGIGKTRFPAKNLFIVTLIIIGITYSVMMLGVYLSSIHQGLSCLTWPLCPNGFDIPPPKYFYEHIHRTLVFVLMISLFSFTIYSFAKLNDKKFKLKLALASGLLVAQVTLGWIMIVTKLQPIIVASHLATGIAFFGILIVTLISLHHEIKNSKLVEDN; from the coding sequence ATGAATAAACATTTAAAACACCTAATTCCGGATATTCATTTATTTAACTTGAAGAGTATTGGGATTGGTAAGACTCGTTTTCCAGCAAAAAATTTGTTTATTGTTACCCTAATAATTATTGGAATTACATATTCGGTTATGATGCTAGGAGTGTATCTATCATCCATCCATCAGGGCCTATCTTGTTTGACATGGCCCCTCTGTCCAAATGGATTTGACATTCCTCCGCCAAAATACTTTTACGAACATATCCATAGGACTTTGGTTTTTGTCTTGATGATTTCCCTATTCTCCTTCACTATCTACTCATTTGCTAAATTGAACGACAAGAAATTCAAACTAAAACTAGCGTTAGCTTCCGGATTGCTTGTCGCTCAGGTTACACTAGGTTGGATCATGATCGTTACTAAATTGCAACCAATTATTGTAGCAAGTCATCTTGCTACAGGTATTGCTTTTTTTGGTATTTTAATCGTTACTTTAATATCATTACATCACGAAATAAAAAATTCAAAGTTAGTTGAAGATAATTAA
- a CDS encoding HNH endonuclease, with translation MALALTLGSIVRVTNSYFGYSFERIKEMIVKKRKAKKKDKMPGHDASPNAALVRSVDTNPDNITISEDSTQIHKEISSQKIVKFIVYIHEFDKFDESGNQKCRNHNCIQSVCKPFKKYCSRKCSSQFTKWYNANFYWRNIRNQVLKRDKYTCQICGIVLNKKKRYNKQLKNWLECDHIIPKSYYYHLGYQFDTLDNKVKTILEFVHNGNNLRTLCYNCHKKLSVNVASNKSRLLNLEEQID, from the coding sequence GTGGCTCTGGCCCTCACCCTAGGTAGCATAGTCCGCGTTACCAATTCTTATTTCGGGTATTCGTTTGAGCGTATTAAAGAAATGATAGTAAAGAAAAGGAAAGCCAAAAAAAAGGACAAAATGCCAGGTCATGATGCTAGTCCTAATGCTGCTCTTGTACGAAGTGTAGACACTAATCCTGATAATATTACCATATCTGAGGATTCTACTCAGATACACAAAGAAATTAGCTCTCAAAAGATTGTAAAATTTATAGTATATATACACGAATTTGACAAGTTCGATGAAAGTGGCAACCAAAAATGTAGAAACCATAATTGTATTCAATCTGTTTGCAAACCATTTAAGAAATATTGCTCAAGAAAATGCAGCAGTCAATTCACAAAGTGGTATAATGCAAATTTTTATTGGAGAAATATCAGAAATCAAGTTTTAAAAAGAGACAAATATACTTGCCAAATTTGTGGTATTGTGCTTAATAAAAAGAAAAGATACAACAAGCAATTAAAGAACTGGTTGGAATGTGACCACATCATACCTAAATCATATTATTATCATTTGGGATATCAATTCGACACTCTTGACAATAAAGTCAAAACCATTCTTGAATTTGTCCATAATGGAAATAATTTGAGAACTTTATGCTACAATTGTCATAAAAAATTAAGTGTAAATGTCGCTAGTAACAAGTCTAGATTACTAAACTTAGAAGAACAGATTGACTAG
- a CDS encoding M20/M25/M40 family metallo-hydrolase, with amino-acid sequence MLISASFNEDQMNSLVADLQILIRQPSISATCEGLEQCAILLSNMMKNAGIDSELLYFDIEDQIESRNTNQVPPIVFGEVKSKSNPNSKTILFYNHYDVQPVDPIEKWNEDPFSGKVVGNLIYGRGSSDDKGELITRLKATEFFLQKTGDVPCNIKFLVEGEEEIGSPNLSNFVKKYKHKLECDLVIWESGYIDKDERAIISLGQKGILNTEISVNGPSRDIHSSLAVAIENPAWKLVNLLSLLYDSKDGKILIDEWYNELKNLTEKELQLLADEPFNEEAFKKEYGIDNFINNQNSYEIKKALAIEPSCNISGLSSGYTKKGVKTILPSVATAKLDFRLVPDMDPIVQFGRLVKYLRAKGFSEQDVCIKYLSGEPAYRTPVDNEYVKLVVDSASKIFTGVILNISSSGTGPMYVFKDILDVDSICIGSTILPNKMHSPNEFTDLDLLHKGTNCFIEIINNFSKYPGNKQ; translated from the coding sequence ATGTTGATATCTGCTTCCTTTAACGAAGATCAAATGAATAGTTTGGTTGCTGATCTTCAAATCCTTATCAGGCAGCCTAGTATTTCTGCAACATGTGAAGGGTTGGAACAATGTGCAATTTTACTATCAAATATGATGAAAAACGCTGGAATAGATTCCGAACTTTTGTACTTTGATATTGAAGATCAAATAGAAAGTAGGAATACAAATCAAGTACCGCCAATTGTTTTTGGAGAAGTTAAATCAAAATCAAACCCAAATTCAAAGACCATTCTATTTTATAATCATTATGACGTCCAGCCCGTAGATCCAATTGAAAAATGGAATGAAGATCCTTTCAGCGGAAAGGTTGTTGGCAATTTAATATATGGGAGGGGTTCGTCAGATGATAAAGGTGAACTTATAACAAGATTAAAAGCCACAGAATTTTTTCTACAAAAGACTGGAGATGTACCCTGTAACATAAAATTCTTAGTTGAAGGTGAAGAAGAAATTGGTAGCCCAAACTTATCTAATTTCGTAAAAAAATATAAACACAAATTAGAGTGTGATTTGGTAATTTGGGAAAGTGGATATATTGACAAAGACGAACGTGCAATCATTTCTTTGGGTCAGAAAGGTATTCTAAATACAGAGATTAGTGTTAATGGACCTTCCAGAGATATTCATTCCAGCTTAGCCGTTGCTATAGAAAATCCTGCATGGAAATTAGTAAATTTGCTTTCTTTACTTTATGACTCAAAAGATGGTAAAATTTTGATAGATGAGTGGTATAATGAATTAAAAAATTTGACCGAAAAGGAGTTACAATTACTAGCTGATGAACCATTTAACGAAGAGGCATTCAAAAAAGAATACGGAATTGATAATTTTATCAACAATCAGAACTCATATGAAATAAAAAAAGCGCTAGCAATTGAGCCTTCTTGTAATATTTCGGGCTTGTCCTCTGGATATACAAAAAAAGGTGTAAAGACAATTTTACCTTCTGTTGCTACTGCCAAATTAGACTTTAGATTGGTTCCAGACATGGATCCAATAGTTCAGTTTGGGAGACTGGTAAAATATTTGCGGGCAAAAGGATTTTCTGAGCAAGATGTGTGTATCAAATATTTAAGTGGCGAGCCTGCTTATCGTACTCCTGTAGACAACGAATATGTGAAGTTAGTTGTTGACTCAGCCTCAAAAATTTTCACGGGGGTAATTTTAAACATATCTTCCTCTGGGACTGGACCTATGTATGTATTTAAAGATATTTTGGACGTTGATTCCATTTGTATTGGCAGTACTATATTACCAAACAAGATGCATTCACCTAACGAGTTTACTGATCTTGATTTGCTTCATAAAGGTACAAATTGCTTTATTGAAATAATTAATAATTTCTCAAAATATCCTGGTAATAAACAGTAG
- a CDS encoding PepSY domain-containing protein produces MNTKNSFSFVILAGLLAAAIGLMPLASSNSVFSQTNSTSNSTGLNITMDDDMMMRDNYGKNMMGMGMGMEHKKYEKINGTLNMMETMYQAIEAKFNVTLADAITTAEQSVGNGSYAMSANGEEKDGFLVYSVILGSPDMKFTKVLVDPGNGEVLQTKNISMMEWMMMMHSQGHQDMGGMKGMHGGGSSYGQGYGGHEKGMKMNPGSGW; encoded by the coding sequence ATGAATACAAAAAATTCATTTAGTTTTGTGATATTGGCAGGTTTGTTAGCAGCAGCAATTGGGTTAATGCCCCTGGCTAGTTCCAATAGTGTGTTTTCTCAGACAAACTCGACATCGAATTCAACTGGATTGAATATAACAATGGACGATGATATGATGATGCGAGATAATTATGGTAAAAATATGATGGGAATGGGGATGGGAATGGAACATAAAAAATATGAAAAAATTAACGGCACTCTAAATATGATGGAAACAATGTATCAAGCCATAGAAGCAAAGTTTAATGTCACACTAGCAGATGCTATTACCACTGCAGAGCAGTCAGTTGGAAATGGCTCATACGCAATGTCTGCAAATGGTGAAGAAAAAGACGGATTCTTGGTGTATTCAGTGATTTTGGGCTCACCAGACATGAAATTTACAAAGGTCTTAGTTGACCCAGGTAATGGTGAAGTATTACAAACTAAAAACATCTCAATGATGGAATGGATGATGATGATGCACTCTCAAGGGCATCAAGATATGGGCGGCATGAAAGGTATGCATGGTGGTGGCAGTAGTTATGGTCAAGGCTATGGCGGTCACGAAAAAGGTATGAAAATGAATCCCGGATCTGGTTGGTAA
- a CDS encoding potassium transporter TrkG, with protein sequence MVTDPLNRPVLSYAHHQFIILDEDIDAATAVKLMHGKKAETIIVTNKVNDYVGIITDSDILDKIVMRGEDSDQVAIKTIMTSPLITISAKANVRMALELMRLNLIKRIPVTDNVHILGVVTQEGLANAIRTSVLERQFRPYRVVIRERYKPIWGNLGFILQFAGLLFIAPAVMATFFGEVVTATGIFLGITTMSVTGFVLNAYGEKTPMNLRQASILMVSSFVMLSLFGSIPYMYVNPFGENIDPITLFVNSFFESASGFTTTGLSMLVYPEDLPKSFDFYRSFTQWIGGLSFVYLVITFFYPERKLAHMRGMLGGGTLKLKQLILTIAVIFSIYTVTLAILLYISGNHDIIFNISLILSAVTGGGFVPSSTSLISENFLELFVLMTGMVISALPFAFHYAVFSKEMHTTKMRPEIFTYFGIILVSIPIFWYLLSLSDPASNVMTSVFHTLSAATTTGFQFMDITLLSDQGKFFLIILMLIGGTAFSTAGGIKVGRILLLIQKLTNKKFSADVTTRSISSVSSRYDHAYHGWEQKSAQHKDDKTLNEAVLVIILFILTSIFTGIMLSFFSGQNFLNSMFESVSALTTTGLSTGITSLDADLGSKILLIVNMIIGRFEIIAVIYLFLEISKIRKL encoded by the coding sequence ATGGTTACAGACCCGCTAAACCGTCCGGTACTTTCTTATGCTCATCATCAATTTATTATCCTAGATGAGGACATTGATGCTGCTACGGCAGTTAAATTAATGCACGGAAAGAAGGCAGAGACCATTATTGTCACAAATAAAGTGAATGATTATGTTGGTATAATTACAGATAGCGATATTTTAGATAAAATAGTTATGAGAGGCGAAGATTCAGACCAGGTTGCAATAAAGACCATCATGACTTCGCCCCTAATTACCATTTCAGCAAAGGCAAATGTCAGAATGGCTTTGGAGCTGATGAGGCTAAATTTAATCAAACGTATTCCGGTCACCGACAATGTCCATATTTTAGGAGTAGTAACCCAGGAAGGACTAGCAAATGCTATTAGGACTTCTGTTTTAGAAAGACAATTCAGACCCTATCGAGTTGTAATTAGGGAAAGATACAAACCAATATGGGGTAATCTCGGATTTATTTTACAGTTTGCAGGGCTTTTGTTTATTGCCCCCGCAGTGATGGCTACATTCTTCGGCGAGGTTGTGACTGCCACAGGCATTTTTCTGGGCATAACAACAATGTCTGTTACAGGCTTTGTTCTTAACGCATACGGAGAAAAGACCCCAATGAATTTGAGGCAAGCCTCGATTTTAATGGTTTCGAGTTTTGTAATGCTGAGTTTGTTTGGTAGTATTCCTTACATGTATGTTAACCCTTTTGGTGAAAACATAGACCCAATTACGTTATTTGTCAATAGTTTCTTTGAAAGTGCTTCAGGTTTTACGACTACTGGGTTGTCTATGCTGGTATACCCAGAAGATCTACCAAAGAGTTTTGATTTTTACCGTTCATTTACTCAATGGATTGGGGGTTTGAGTTTCGTTTATTTGGTAATCACCTTCTTTTATCCGGAGAGAAAATTAGCACACATGAGAGGAATGTTGGGTGGTGGAACACTAAAATTAAAGCAATTAATCCTTACGATTGCAGTTATTTTTTCTATTTATACTGTAACCCTGGCGATTTTATTGTATATCTCTGGGAATCACGATATTATTTTTAATATATCTTTAATCCTAAGCGCAGTTACTGGAGGAGGATTTGTACCATCATCAACTTCGTTAATTTCAGAAAACTTTCTTGAACTATTTGTTTTAATGACGGGAATGGTTATTTCGGCTTTACCATTTGCTTTTCACTACGCTGTATTTAGTAAAGAAATGCATACTACCAAGATGCGGCCTGAAATTTTTACATATTTTGGAATCATTTTAGTTTCAATTCCGATTTTTTGGTATTTACTCTCATTATCTGACCCCGCTTCAAATGTAATGACAAGTGTTTTTCATACTCTAAGTGCGGCTACTACAACTGGATTCCAATTCATGGATATTACTCTATTGTCTGACCAAGGTAAATTCTTTCTAATAATTCTAATGCTGATTGGAGGAACCGCATTTTCAACTGCGGGAGGTATTAAAGTTGGCCGAATATTATTATTGATTCAAAAATTGACAAACAAAAAGTTTTCAGCTGATGTAACAACAAGGTCAATATCTTCAGTTTCTTCAAGATACGATCATGCATATCATGGATGGGAACAAAAATCGGCACAGCATAAAGACGACAAGACGCTAAATGAAGCAGTACTTGTAATCATATTGTTTATCTTGACTTCAATTTTTACAGGTATTATGTTATCATTTTTTTCTGGTCAAAATTTTTTAAACTCGATGTTTGAATCCGTATCTGCACTCACGACAACTGGACTATCCACAGGAATAACCTCACTTGATGCCGATCTCGGTTCAAAAATTCTTTTAATAGTTAACATGATTATAGGCAGGTTTGAAATTATTGCAGTCATATACTTATTTTTAGAAATATCTAAAATTAGAAAACTATGA
- a CDS encoding cysteine hydrolase family protein, whose amino-acid sequence MRELQYGSNLINLGLIIVDMQNGFVSKEGSYDKLGMNIENYQQIIPNIKRLINFCREEKIPIFYTEAIREPSGIDLLLNIHNILPRAREERLQNKKIPICMRGTWDAEIIDAIRPSTEDHIILKRRDSAFQDTELRVWLQSIHVNTLIFCGIDTSICVETSLRDAFNLGYDVILVSDATASGIKKHYDTTIERVRDYYGVVINIDDLKKMVQTLEDLSEDEIQSTEEENERIIQFLEKHNLINVRKEKK is encoded by the coding sequence ATGCGAGAATTACAGTATGGCAGTAACCTCATCAATTTAGGGTTGATTATAGTTGATATGCAAAATGGATTTGTTAGCAAAGAAGGTTCCTACGATAAATTGGGAATGAATATCGAAAATTATCAGCAAATTATTCCAAATATAAAAAGGCTAATAAATTTCTGCAGGGAAGAAAAAATACCAATTTTCTACACTGAGGCCATTAGAGAACCAAGCGGTATCGATCTTTTACTCAATATACATAACATTCTTCCTAGGGCTAGAGAAGAAAGACTGCAAAATAAAAAAATCCCAATATGTATGAGAGGTACTTGGGACGCAGAAATTATTGATGCAATTAGACCCAGTACTGAGGATCACATAATTCTAAAAAGGAGAGATTCTGCTTTTCAAGATACAGAATTAAGAGTATGGCTTCAAAGTATTCACGTTAACACTTTGATTTTCTGTGGTATTGATACTTCAATCTGTGTGGAGACATCATTACGTGATGCGTTTAATTTGGGATACGATGTAATACTCGTATCGGATGCAACCGCTTCTGGAATCAAAAAGCATTATGATACTACCATTGAAAGAGTGAGAGATTATTATGGAGTAGTTATTAATATAGACGACCTAAAAAAGATGGTTCAGACACTTGAGGATTTAAGTGAAGATGAGATTCAATCTACAGAGGAAGAAAATGAGAGAATAATTCAATTCTTAGAAAAGCATAACTTGATAAACGTTAGAAAAGAAAAGAAATGA
- a CDS encoding universal stress protein, which yields MSNENANVKIRKILVGIDGSVYSLKALEFALGLAKKYDSMLIAFTVFHIPEIYKILPNKESYNTISIEDEILKSKNLLKSIKESSDTHEISTSTEFINSKSTPDIAILEYAQRNEVDHIVLGYRGRSIENLLIGNMATSVVSKSKCSVTVVK from the coding sequence ATGTCAAATGAAAATGCAAATGTCAAGATCAGAAAAATTCTTGTTGGAATTGACGGATCGGTTTACTCCCTTAAGGCTCTAGAATTTGCACTTGGATTGGCAAAAAAGTATGATTCGATGTTAATAGCGTTTACCGTATTTCACATTCCAGAAATATACAAGATTTTGCCAAATAAGGAGAGTTACAATACCATCTCTATAGAAGACGAAATCTTAAAGTCAAAAAATTTGTTAAAGTCAATCAAAGAGTCATCAGATACACATGAAATTAGTACAAGTACTGAGTTTATAAATTCTAAATCAACACCTGACATTGCTATCTTGGAATACGCTCAACGCAACGAGGTAGACCATATTGTTTTAGGTTATAGAGGTAGGTCTATAGAAAACCTCCTGATTGGTAACATGGCAACATCCGTAGTCTCAAAATCAAAATGTAGTGTCACAGTTGTAAAGTGA